In Leifsonia sp. AK011, the genomic stretch CTTGGCTTCGGCGTCGTGCGACCGTCCGGTCGACTCCCAGGGGAGCGGTCCGCTCGCCGCATCCGCCGCGGCCTCGCGGCCGGCCTCAGTGAGCGAGTACACCTTGCGCTCGCCGACCTGCTCGGCGCTCACGAGACCTTCGTCGGCCAGGAGCTGGAGTGTCGGGTAGATCGAGCCGGGGCTCGGCTTCCACGAGCCGCGGGTGCGGGTCTCGATGGCCTGGATGATCTGGTAGCCGTGCATGGGCTGCTCGGTCAGTACGGCGAGGATCGCCGTGCGGATGTCGCCGCGTCCCATACGGCTGGCGACGCGTGGTGCGAAGGCCTCGCGAAGCCCGTCGACGGCCTCCCAGAGGTCGAATCCGGCAGAGGATGAAGTGCGCATGCCGTGCCCTTTCTCGATATCTGCCAAGCATCGGACGACACCTAGCGATACTTAACGATACATCGCTAGTTCGTGCGTTCCCTCCGAGTCGTGGCACGCTTGACGGCGTGACCCTCACTCCAGAAGCCCAGCAGTTCGTCACCGACTACCACCTCGCCACCCTGTCCACGTTCGGGCCGGATGGCACCATTCACGTCGTGCCCGTCGGCTTCACGCTGGTCGACGGTGTCGCCAGAGTGATCACCAGTGGTGGGTCGCAGAAGGTCAAGAACATCGAACGCAATTCCCACGCCACGATCAGCCAGGTCGAGGGCGCGCGATGGATCACGCTCGTCGGCACGGCGCGGATCGAGAGGGATGCCTCATCCGTCGCCGAAGCGGTCGAGCTGTACACGGGGCGCTACCGACCGCCACGGGTGAACCCCGAGCGAGTGGCGATCCTCATGGACGTCGAGAGGGTCATGGGATCGTCGGGGATGGCCTCGCCGTAGACAGATTCGTCGCTGAGGAATAGACACTTTCACAACGCACGTTCTTTGAAATTGGCTCGTGAAATGAGCGAAAAGTGGCTCGATTAGCAAGATTTGTGCAAGTTTCCACCAAGCTCCTGGGGGAAACACGCAAGAAATAATCGCTCCCTATGCTCCAGCTCTCACCCTTCTCAGGTATCCGGACAGCAGGAGCCCCACGCCATGCACGAGTCACTCCCCCCTCACGCCGTCGCGCCGCAGCGTTCGAAGAAGACGCACGCGCGATCCAGTCGCATCGTCGCGGCGATCACCATCAGCGCGCTGCTCGGCGCGGCGCAGATACCGCTGGCCACCGCGGCGCTCGCCGATGATGCTCCGATCGCCGGCGGTCTCAGTGCAGGCGACAGCCTGTTCCCCAACCAGGGCAACACGGGCTACGACGCGCTCCACTACGACATCGACCTGACCGTCAACGTGGCGGTGTCGAGCACCAACAACGCGGCGGCAACGACGACGTTCCCGGCAGCGACCGCGACGATCCTCGCCCAGACCACGGGCGCCCCCCTCTCGTCCTACTCGTTCGACTTCCAGGGGTCGACGAGCACGCTCGCCAACGCGACGCTCAATGTCAACTCGGTGACGGTCAACGGCGAGCCAGCCACCTTCAGTCGCATCGAGAACACCACGACCAACAACGCGACGACTGACTCGCACAAGCTCATCGTCACGCCGTCCGTGCCGGTGTCGGGTGAGTTCACCACCGTCGTCAACTACTCCGGGCGTCCGGTCGCGCACACCGACACTGACGGCTCCTCCGAGGGGTGGAACGCCACGACCGACGGCGCGACGTTCGTCAACCAGCCCGTCGGCGCGATGACGGCGTTCCCCAACAACAACACGCCGCGCGACAAGGCGACGTACACGATCAAGCTCAACATCCCGAGCAAGCTCACGACCTCGAATCAGTCCGTCTCGGCCAACCCCGGACTGAAGGATGCCGCGGCCGTCAGCAACGGTGAACTCGTCTCCCGCACCCCGAGCGAGGACGGCACGCGCACCACGTGGGTGTGGAACCAGGCCAAGCCCATGGCGAGCGAACTCTCGCTCATCTCCATCGGTCGCTACGACATGTACGAGTCGCAGATCGCGTTGGCCAGCGGTCGCACCATCCCGGAGTGGACGTTCATCGACCCGGCGATCTCGGCGTCGAACCAGAACACCACTCTCACCACGCGTGCCCAGATGAAGGAGATCCTCGACTACCTCGAGTCCAAGTTCGGGCCCTACCCCGGCAACAGCACGGGTCTCGTCACGGACGTGGTTCCGAGCGCGATCAACTACGCACTCGAGACCCAGGATCGCTCGTTCTTCCCGACTTCCGCGAGCCGCGGCACGACCATCCACGAGATCATGCACCAGTGGTGGGGTGACAACGTCTCGCCCGTCGACTGGAACGACATCTGGCTCAACGAGGGCCCCGCAACCTACGCCGAGAACCTGGTCGCGTACGAGAGCGTCGGCAGCAGCACCACGACCAACGAGAACAGCTACTACTCCTCGTGGAACAGCAGCAACGGGTCGGGCTCGCTCTGGACGACCCCGACCGCAGGGATGACGCAGGCATCGCAGCTCTTCGGCCAGCAGGTGTACACCCGCGGCTCGTGGACTCTCGAAGCGCTCCGCACCGCCATCGGCTCCGCCGCCTTCAACCAGGTGATGTACGAGTGGCAGCACCGCTACGGCGGCACGAGCAAGCGCACCGCCGACTTCATCGCCCTCGCCGAGGAGATCTCCGGCCGCAGCCTGACCGCGTTCTTCCAGCCCTGGCTCTACGGCACCACCAAGGCTCCGTGGCCGGCCAAGTTCAACCTCTCGTTGACTGGCCCCACCGCACCGGTCAACCCGGGTGACACTGCGACCTTCACGCTGACGAGCCGCAACACGGGCAAGGTCGCGCAGACGGGAAGCATCGTCACCGTGGATGTCACGAACATCCTCGACAAGTCGGTGCTGGGCACCCTGCCGGCCGGGCTCGTCCTCACCGACAACACGCTCACCTGGACGGTGCCGAGCACTGCGGTCGCGGCTACCTCCACCGTGTCCTTCACCGCCGTTCCGAACGTGGGCACGACGGGCGCGACGCTGAGCGCGACCGCCAGGGCGAGCACCCTCGGTTCGACATGTGTGATGTGCGCCCCGAGCATCGTCATCGGCTCCGAGCCGGTCAGCCCCTCGGCCCTGCCGACCATCACGGGCACGCCGACCGTCGGCCAGACGCTGACGGCCGTCACGGATGGTTGGGCCTCTGGCACGACGTTCGCGTACCAGTGGCTCGCGGATGGCACGCCCATCGCCGGCGCAACCGCCTCCACTTACACCCTCGACGGTGCCAGCGCGGGCCTCACGATCTCGGTCTCCGTGACCGGATCCAACGGCGCCCTCTCACCCGTCACGACGGTGAGCGCCGCAACTGCCGCAGTCACGCGTCGGGTTCAGGATCCTGCGGTCCCGACGATCACGGGAACCCCGCAGTTCGGCAAGCGCCTCACAGCCGTGAGCACCGGCTGGGAGCCGGGCACGTACCTCACCTACCAGTGGGCGACGGTCAGCGGCGGTGTCAGCACCAACGTGAGTTCCGGCAACGGCGGCACCGGTCCGTCCTTCGTGCCGGCCGTGGCCAACCAGCTCGGCACGACCGTCACCGTGACGGTCACCGGTAACAAGTTCGGTACCACCGCGGTCTCCAAGACGAGTGTGGCCACTGAGGCGATCACCGCTGGCGAGTTCGTGCTGACTCCGACCCCGTCCATCAACGGCACGCTCTCCGCGCTCTCCGCGCTCGGCGCTGTCCCCGGACAGTGGGATGACGGAACGGCCCTCACCTACGCGTGGTCGGCCAACGGCACCCCGATCCAGGGCGCCACGAGCTCCACGTACACGCCGACGATCGCCCAGATCGGCTCGTCCATCACTGTTGCCGTGACCGGAACCAAGGCCGGTTTCCCGACAACAACAAGGACGAGCGCTCCGGTCACCGTGACCGAGGCCGCGCAGGTGCTGCAGCCCACGCCGACGATCACGGGCACGGCCAAGGTCGACAACGAGCTCACCCTCGTGCCCGGCACGTGGGATTCCGGCTCGGCCCAGACCTACCAGTGGTACGCCAACGATGAGCCCCTCGAGGGCGTCACGGGCACGACGTTCACGCCCGGTCCGAGCCTCGTCGGTGCTTTCATCACCGCAGAGGTCACGAGCACTCGCGAGAACTACGTCACTGTGAAGAAGAGCAGTGTTGCCACGGCGGCGGTCGCCGCAGGCGACCTCACGCTGGCTCCGGTGCCCACGGTCTCGGGTACTCCGAAGGTCGGCTTCGAGCTCGAGGCCACCGTCGGCGACTGGGATTCTGGCACTTCGCTGGCCTACCAGTGGTACGCCGACGGAACCCCGATTGCGGATGCCACGTCCCTCACCTTCGCCCCCGGCGCGGCTGAGGTCGGCACCGAGATCACCTTCTCGGCCACCGCGACGAAGACGGGGTACGCCACCACGACGAAGACGAGTGAGCCGACGGAGGAGGTCGCCGCTGGTGACCTGACCGAGACTCCCGTTCCGACGATCTCCGGCACCGCGAAGGTTGGCGTCACGCTGACGGCGGCCTCGGGAACGTGGGACTCGGGAACCGACCTCGCCTACCAGTGGTACGCGGACGACGAGGCCATCGACGGCGCGATCGCCGCCGAGTTCACGCCCGGCCCGACGCGTCTGGGTGCAGTCATCACGGTCGCGGTCACGGGATCGAAGCCCGGGTACACACCCGTCACCAAGACGAGCGAGGCGACGGCAGCCGTCATCGCTGGCACCCTGAACCCGACCCCGGTCCCGACCATCCTCGGCACACCGCAGGTGGGAGTGCTGCTCTCGGCGCTCCCGGGAACGTGGGATGCCGACACCACCCTCACGTACCAATGGTTCGCGGGTGACCAGCCGATCGCCTCTGCGACCTCGGCGGAGTTCACGCCGGGCGCCGCAGAGTACGGGGCCGTTCTGACTGTCTCGGTCACGGGCACCAAGGCGGGGTATGAGACGGTCACGAAGACGAGCGAAGGATCCGCGGCGGTCCTCGCCGGCGACCTGACCACGACACCTGTGCCCACGATCACCGGCACCCCGAAGGTCGACGCACCGCTGACTGCGGTGCCCGGCACCTGGGACCAGGGGACCGTGCTCACGTACCAGTGGTTCGCGAACGGCCAGCCCGTGGCATCCGCCACAGGCTCGACGTTCACGCCCGGTGCTGCCCTGGTGGGGTCGACGATCACGGTATCCGTCACCGGCACGAAGACCGGATACACGACGATCACCAAGACGAGTGAGAGCACGGTGGCTGTAGCGCTGGCGACTCTCGCGCTGACCCCGGCCCCCACCATCACCGGTGTGGTGCGGGTGGGCTCGGAGCTCGTTGCGGTCCCCGGAACGTGGACGTCCAACACCGCACTGGCCTACCAGTGGTACGCGGGCGCTGACCCCATCGTTGGAGCCACCAAGTCGTCGTACACGCCCACGGCTTCACGACTGGGCGCCATCCTCACGGTCACTGTGACGGGAACGAAGGCGGGATACGTCCCGGTCACCAAGCGGAGCGCGGCGACGCGGGAGGTGGCGGCCGGCATCATCACGTCCTCCATCCCGACGTTCAGCGGAATCGTCAAGGTGGGTGTCCCCGTCACGGCTGTGCCAGGTGCGTGGGATCCGGGCGCCCAGCTGACGTACCGCTGGTACGCCAACGGTATTGCGATCAACGGGGCCACGTCGGCCACGTACACGCCTGACCTTGCGAAGGCGGGGCAGACGCTCAAGGTCACCGTGACGGGGACGCGAGTGGGCTACACCACGATCACCAAGACGAGTGGCGGCGTGGCCGTCACGCCCGCCTCACTCGTGAGGACGCCCGTACCCACCACGAGCGGCACGTTCAAGGTCGACACCAAAGTCTCCGTTGTTCCCGGCACCTGGGACTCCAACGTCACTTTCACCTACCAGTGGAAGCGGGACGGGGTCTCCATCCCGGGTGCTACCGCGAAGACGTACAAGGTGACACCGGCCGACCGCGGGAAGCTGATCACCGTCGTCGTGACGGGAAGTAAGACCGGGTACAGCCCCGTCAGCAAGACCAGCGCAGGAACGATCGCCATCCGGTAGCCGTCCCGCCGCGCGCGACGAGCCCCGCCCACCTCACGGTGTGGCGGGGCTCGTTTCGTCTGCGGGGGTTGCCGTGTCGCCCCGGCACGGTATTTTCTGGAGGCAAGCAAGTGTGCGAGCCGACATCACGAACAAGGGAGTTCCCATGGCAACCCACCTCAACCCCTACCTCAACTTTCGCGAGAACACTCGCGAGGCGATGGAGTTCTACCAGACCGTATTCGGCGGAGAGCTCAGCATCATGACCTTCGGGGAGATGCAGATGAGCGAGGATCCGGCGGAGTTCGAGAAGGTCATGCACTCGCAGCTCGAGACCCCTGCCGGACTCATCCTGCAAGCTGCTGACGTGCCGAACGTCATGGAGTTGAACCCGGGGGACAACGTTTCGGTCTCCGTCCACGGCGACGACAATGCCGAACTCACCGGCTATTGGGATCGCCTCTCCGACGGCGCGACCATCACCGCGCCCTTCGAGATCGCTCCGTGGGGTGATCGATTCGGGATGCTCGTCGACAGGTTCGGCATCAACTGGCTGCTGAACGGGGTCCCAGACTAGGGGCGGAGTGATCCTGAAGTGCCAGACTGGCTCTCGACGATTGCGGATACGTCACATGTATGATCTACTACGTATACCGCCGCAACCGGCGGGCTTGTCGTCAACGACGTCGACCCAGAAAGGCACGCGACATGTCATCACAGCATCGCCGACCGTTCATTCGATCCCGCCGCATTCTCGCCGCCACCGCTGCTGTAGCGGTCGCTGGTCTGCTTGCCGCGTGCTCGGGCGGTTCCTCCGAAGTAAATTCCGACTACGGCTTCGCCACCGCGGAGCAGGTTGCGGACAGCCCCATCACCATCTGGGCGGATGCCACGCGCCAGCCAGCCGTCGAGGCCTTCCAGGCCGCGCATCCCGAGATCGAGGTCAACCTCGTTGTCGACGACGGCTCCGCCAGCGGCTCGGCGACCTTCCAGACCAAGATCGCCCTCGCCGACCAGGCGGGCGAGGGATGGCCGGACGTCGTGTTCTCCACGCAGAACAACGACGCCTCGTGGGCATCCAAGGAAGCCAATGGTGTCCAGGCCTTCGCAGCTCCGCTCAACAAGGGCTACTTCGACGAGGACTTCCTCGATGGCTTCACCCCCGGTGCCCTCGACCCGCTGACCGTTGACGGCACCGTCTACGGTCTGCGCAACGACCTGGCCCCGGTCCTCTACTGGTACAACCAGGAGCTCATGGACCAGTTCGGCTACGAGGTTCCGACCACGTGGGAGGAGTACGAGGCGCTCGGCGAGAAGCTCTCCACGGAACACCCCGGCTACTTCCTCGGTTCCGTCGGTGACAGCTTCGTCGGTCCGTACGTCTACTACTGGGCGGGCGCTGCCCCGATCTTCACGGTCGACGGCAACACCTTCAGCTCGGATGTCAACGCACCCAACTCGGTGCGTGTGACCGACATGCTCGACACGATGGTCGCCAACGGCAGCCTCATCCAGGACAGCGTCTTCAGCGCCGAGTTCGTGGCCCAGTCCGACAAGCTCGTCGGAATCCCCGGTCCGGCCTGGTACGCGGGTGCGCTCTTCCAGAACCCCGACAGCATCAACGCCGCCGAGGGCCAGTGGGGCTCGGCAGAGCCGCTGTTCTGGGACGGTGACGAGAAGGTCACCGGCAACGTCGGTGGTGGAACCTGGTTCGCCTCCAGCCACTCGCAGAACCTCGAGGCGGTCAAGACGTTCCTCGAGTACATCGTGAGCGACCCGGAGACCGCCGGTACCGGTGGACTCCCCGCGTACCAGGAAGCTGCAGACACGTGGGTCGCCGACCAGGCGTCCAGCGGATTCTTCGCCGGCGATTTCGAGACAGCGATCGGCACCGCGGCATCGAGCGTGTGGAGTGGCTGGGGCTTCCCCAACTTCAGTGCTGAGACCTCGTACTCCAAGGTGGTCATCCCGGCCCTCGCTGCCGGACAGACGATCGCGGATGTCGCGGATGCGTGGCAGACCGAGATGGAGAACGAAGCCCAGGTCGTCGGCTACACCATCCAGTAACACTCCCTACTCGAAACTGATTACACAACTCACATGAGCACAAACACCCAGCTGGCTGCCGATCCGGAGACGGGTCGGCAGCCAGCCGGCGTTCGCCACGAGCGCGCCGGCAGCGTCACCCGAACGCAGGCCACCATCGGTCGTGTCTTCGTGAGTGGCTACACCCTTTTCCTCGTCGTCTTCGGGATCCTCCCCGCCCTGTACGCGATCTTCCTGGCCTTCACCAAGCAGAACGCCTTTGTCGGGTTCGACAACTTCGTCAGGATCTTCAGCGACTACCGCTTCTGGCCCGCCGTAGGCCACGTTGGCCTGTACGTGGTGGTCTGGCTCATCGGATTGCTGTTCTTCGTCGTGCTTCTCGCACTGATCGTCCATGCGATCCGAGTGCGCTGGTTGTCCAACACGGCTCGCTTCATCTACTACATCCCGGGAGCGCTGTCCGGTGCCGCGAGCGTCATGCTCTGGCTGTTCGTGCTCGACCCGACCGTGAGTCCCGTCTCCTTCATCCTCGAAGCGCTCGGCAACAAGACACTCGTCGACACGGTGCAACTCGACCAGCTTCCTGTTGTGCTCGCGATCATCGCCTTCTGGACCGGTGCCGGCGGATGGATCGTCATCATGTACGGCGCCCTGAACAACATCAGTACGGATGTCATGGAGGCCGCGCGCATCGACGGCGCTGGACCCGTATCGACGGCGTGGTACATCCAGATTCCCCTGCTCCGCAAGTGGATCGCCTACATGGCCATTCTGTCTCTTGCGGCGGGAACGCAGCTTTTCGTGGAACCCCGCGTGCTCTCCCAGGCCACGCGCGGCGTCGTTCCGCAGGACTACTCGCTCAACCAGCTCGCGTTCCTCTACGCGTTCAAGCAGAACGACTTCAACGGGTCCGCGGCGATCTCGCTCGTGCTGCTCGTCGTCGCCCTTGGTCTGTCCATCTTCTTCGTCTTCCGTGGAGGTCTCTTTGAGCGCGACTAGTCCTGCCGGCACCGCCCTGAAATGGACGGGCCGCGGAGTTGCAGGGATCATCGTTGTCGGGTTCGTGCTGTTCTTCGTCACGCCCATCCTCTGGATCCTCCTCGCACCCACGAAGAATGCACGCCAGCTGCTCCTCGACGCACCGTTCTCGGTCGGCGGGTTCGAGCAGTTCGCGGCCAACTGGGAGAGCCTGACGAGCTTCCAGAACGGCCTGATCTGGGTCTGGCTCGGCAATGCGGCGTTCTACTCGCTCGCGGCCCTCGTGATCACCCTGGTGATCAGCATCCCTGCGGGCTACGCGCTCGCACTCACCGAGTTCAAGGGTCGACAGCTTCTGTTGGCCATCACGCTCATCGTGATGCTCATCCCGAACACGGCGCTGGTGCTTCCGATCTTCCTGGAGTTGAGCGCCGTGAAGCTCGTGGGTTCACCGCTGTCGGTGATCCTTCCCTTCTCGTTCTTCCCGTTCGGTGTCTACCTCACCTACATCTACTTCTCGACCACGGTGTCACGTGACCTGCTGAACGCAGCACGCATCGACGGGGCGGGGGAATTCAGGGTGTTCGCGCAGGTCGCAATGCCCCTGGCTACCCCGGTCATCGCTCTTGTCGGCTTCTTCAGCTTCGTGGGCAACTGGAACAACTACTTCCTGCCGTACGTCATGGTGCCGGGTCGTAAGGCGCCCATCCAGGTGGGAATCGCGGAGCTGCTGTCGAACGTGCCCCAGTTCAATCCCACGAACGCGTCCTCCACGACGATCGACCTGCCCACCCTGGCGCTCGCCACGCTGTTCGCAGTAGCTCCCGTGCTGTTGATCTTCCTCTTCTCGCAGCGGTTCCTGGTCTCGGGAATGACTGCAGGAGGTACGAAGGAATGACTCGCAGGTTCGGAATGGTGTGCCGTGTGCGCCCGGAGAAGCGCGCAGAGTACCTCGAGCTGCACTCGGCTGTGTGGCCCGGGGTCGAGGCGATGATCACGGAATGCGGCATCCGCAACTTCACGATCTTCATCCGTGGAGACGTCCTCTTCGGCTACTACGAGTACGTGGGCGACGACTACGAGGCAGACCAGGCCAGGATGGCCAGGGATCCCGAGACCGTTCGCTGGTGGTCCTACACAGACCCGTGCCAGATCGGTTTCGATGAGGATGCCCCGGAGGGCACTCGTTGGCAGGAGCTCGACGAGGCCTGGCACCTCGACTGAGGCGCGCCCTGCTCTCGAGCGGACCTCCGGCTAGTGACCCGCGTGGTCCTGCGGCCGACGGCGAGCCCAGGCGTTCGCGATGTGGTCGTGCATGGCGTTCGCGGCGGCATCGGCGTCGCCGCGCGTGATCGCGT encodes the following:
- a CDS encoding M1 family aminopeptidase, producing the protein MHESLPPHAVAPQRSKKTHARSSRIVAAITISALLGAAQIPLATAALADDAPIAGGLSAGDSLFPNQGNTGYDALHYDIDLTVNVAVSSTNNAAATTTFPAATATILAQTTGAPLSSYSFDFQGSTSTLANATLNVNSVTVNGEPATFSRIENTTTNNATTDSHKLIVTPSVPVSGEFTTVVNYSGRPVAHTDTDGSSEGWNATTDGATFVNQPVGAMTAFPNNNTPRDKATYTIKLNIPSKLTTSNQSVSANPGLKDAAAVSNGELVSRTPSEDGTRTTWVWNQAKPMASELSLISIGRYDMYESQIALASGRTIPEWTFIDPAISASNQNTTLTTRAQMKEILDYLESKFGPYPGNSTGLVTDVVPSAINYALETQDRSFFPTSASRGTTIHEIMHQWWGDNVSPVDWNDIWLNEGPATYAENLVAYESVGSSTTTNENSYYSSWNSSNGSGSLWTTPTAGMTQASQLFGQQVYTRGSWTLEALRTAIGSAAFNQVMYEWQHRYGGTSKRTADFIALAEEISGRSLTAFFQPWLYGTTKAPWPAKFNLSLTGPTAPVNPGDTATFTLTSRNTGKVAQTGSIVTVDVTNILDKSVLGTLPAGLVLTDNTLTWTVPSTAVAATSTVSFTAVPNVGTTGATLSATARASTLGSTCVMCAPSIVIGSEPVSPSALPTITGTPTVGQTLTAVTDGWASGTTFAYQWLADGTPIAGATASTYTLDGASAGLTISVSVTGSNGALSPVTTVSAATAAVTRRVQDPAVPTITGTPQFGKRLTAVSTGWEPGTYLTYQWATVSGGVSTNVSSGNGGTGPSFVPAVANQLGTTVTVTVTGNKFGTTAVSKTSVATEAITAGEFVLTPTPSINGTLSALSALGAVPGQWDDGTALTYAWSANGTPIQGATSSTYTPTIAQIGSSITVAVTGTKAGFPTTTRTSAPVTVTEAAQVLQPTPTITGTAKVDNELTLVPGTWDSGSAQTYQWYANDEPLEGVTGTTFTPGPSLVGAFITAEVTSTRENYVTVKKSSVATAAVAAGDLTLAPVPTVSGTPKVGFELEATVGDWDSGTSLAYQWYADGTPIADATSLTFAPGAAEVGTEITFSATATKTGYATTTKTSEPTEEVAAGDLTETPVPTISGTAKVGVTLTAASGTWDSGTDLAYQWYADDEAIDGAIAAEFTPGPTRLGAVITVAVTGSKPGYTPVTKTSEATAAVIAGTLNPTPVPTILGTPQVGVLLSALPGTWDADTTLTYQWFAGDQPIASATSAEFTPGAAEYGAVLTVSVTGTKAGYETVTKTSEGSAAVLAGDLTTTPVPTITGTPKVDAPLTAVPGTWDQGTVLTYQWFANGQPVASATGSTFTPGAALVGSTITVSVTGTKTGYTTITKTSESTVAVALATLALTPAPTITGVVRVGSELVAVPGTWTSNTALAYQWYAGADPIVGATKSSYTPTASRLGAILTVTVTGTKAGYVPVTKRSAATREVAAGIITSSIPTFSGIVKVGVPVTAVPGAWDPGAQLTYRWYANGIAINGATSATYTPDLAKAGQTLKVTVTGTRVGYTTITKTSGGVAVTPASLVRTPVPTTSGTFKVDTKVSVVPGTWDSNVTFTYQWKRDGVSIPGATAKTYKVTPADRGKLITVVVTGSKTGYSPVSKTSAGTIAIR
- a CDS encoding PadR family transcriptional regulator, whose translation is MRTSSSAGFDLWEAVDGLREAFAPRVASRMGRGDIRTAILAVLTEQPMHGYQIIQAIETRTRGSWKPSPGSIYPTLQLLADEGLVSAEQVGERKVYSLTEAGREAAADAASGPLPWESTGRSHDAEAKVALPKAGAKLAQAVAQVASSGSPEQAERAVAVIDEARRKVYAILAED
- a CDS encoding VOC family protein translates to MATHLNPYLNFRENTREAMEFYQTVFGGELSIMTFGEMQMSEDPAEFEKVMHSQLETPAGLILQAADVPNVMELNPGDNVSVSVHGDDNAELTGYWDRLSDGATITAPFEIAPWGDRFGMLVDRFGINWLLNGVPD
- a CDS encoding carbohydrate ABC transporter permease; this encodes MSATSPAGTALKWTGRGVAGIIVVGFVLFFVTPILWILLAPTKNARQLLLDAPFSVGGFEQFAANWESLTSFQNGLIWVWLGNAAFYSLAALVITLVISIPAGYALALTEFKGRQLLLAITLIVMLIPNTALVLPIFLELSAVKLVGSPLSVILPFSFFPFGVYLTYIYFSTTVSRDLLNAARIDGAGEFRVFAQVAMPLATPVIALVGFFSFVGNWNNYFLPYVMVPGRKAPIQVGIAELLSNVPQFNPTNASSTTIDLPTLALATLFAVAPVLLIFLFSQRFLVSGMTAGGTKE
- a CDS encoding L-rhamnose mutarotase, with protein sequence MTRRFGMVCRVRPEKRAEYLELHSAVWPGVEAMITECGIRNFTIFIRGDVLFGYYEYVGDDYEADQARMARDPETVRWWSYTDPCQIGFDEDAPEGTRWQELDEAWHLD
- a CDS encoding carbohydrate ABC transporter permease, translating into MSTNTQLAADPETGRQPAGVRHERAGSVTRTQATIGRVFVSGYTLFLVVFGILPALYAIFLAFTKQNAFVGFDNFVRIFSDYRFWPAVGHVGLYVVVWLIGLLFFVVLLALIVHAIRVRWLSNTARFIYYIPGALSGAASVMLWLFVLDPTVSPVSFILEALGNKTLVDTVQLDQLPVVLAIIAFWTGAGGWIVIMYGALNNISTDVMEAARIDGAGPVSTAWYIQIPLLRKWIAYMAILSLAAGTQLFVEPRVLSQATRGVVPQDYSLNQLAFLYAFKQNDFNGSAAISLVLLVVALGLSIFFVFRGGLFERD
- a CDS encoding TIGR03618 family F420-dependent PPOX class oxidoreductase, whose translation is MTLTPEAQQFVTDYHLATLSTFGPDGTIHVVPVGFTLVDGVARVITSGGSQKVKNIERNSHATISQVEGARWITLVGTARIERDASSVAEAVELYTGRYRPPRVNPERVAILMDVERVMGSSGMASP
- a CDS encoding ABC transporter substrate-binding protein; the encoded protein is MSSQHRRPFIRSRRILAATAAVAVAGLLAACSGGSSEVNSDYGFATAEQVADSPITIWADATRQPAVEAFQAAHPEIEVNLVVDDGSASGSATFQTKIALADQAGEGWPDVVFSTQNNDASWASKEANGVQAFAAPLNKGYFDEDFLDGFTPGALDPLTVDGTVYGLRNDLAPVLYWYNQELMDQFGYEVPTTWEEYEALGEKLSTEHPGYFLGSVGDSFVGPYVYYWAGAAPIFTVDGNTFSSDVNAPNSVRVTDMLDTMVANGSLIQDSVFSAEFVAQSDKLVGIPGPAWYAGALFQNPDSINAAEGQWGSAEPLFWDGDEKVTGNVGGGTWFASSHSQNLEAVKTFLEYIVSDPETAGTGGLPAYQEAADTWVADQASSGFFAGDFETAIGTAASSVWSGWGFPNFSAETSYSKVVIPALAAGQTIADVADAWQTEMENEAQVVGYTIQ